The following are from one region of the Hydrogenimonas sp. SS33 genome:
- a CDS encoding CusA/CzcA family heavy metal efflux RND transporter, giving the protein MKAFFKLLIRYKFLVIALFVAIAGFGYQAYREIPVDAFPDITPKQVVIYTESPGNSAQDIETLITYPIESAMAGLPGVKMILSNSIFGLSYVSIFFEDNYDIYFLRQLVTERLNTVEIPKGWGKPVMGPNTTGLGQVFWYRLADKSGKYDLTQLRALQEYVVAPMLKAVDGVEEVIGWGGFDKQYDVLIDPKRLQALDVTYDEIVDALQRSNRNAGGQYLEMNREQYLIRGDGFYKSLDDIRNSVIKAKEGRAVTIGDVAKVQPGKAPRFGAVTVDGKEAMFGMVLQRSATNAAKVVERIKEKLPLVDAALPEGVSLKAIYDRTEITHKAVKTMTGALATGAILVAIVLFLFLFELRSAFIVILSLPLSLLIAFLLMKHYGISANLMSLSGLAIAIGMIVDGTIVVVENAFRLLHERPKDSKLEIIAEAAAGVAKPVTFALLIIAAVFIPLLSLGGLAGKLYTPMAIDIVFVMLGSLAVAMLLVPVLAYLFLKPAKSGVSPLMRAIKALYVPVLEFCLRHAKAVTLLAAVLFVVSAVALSRQGREFMPELNEESIMYRVIAIPGTALGESVALSKEIEGYLLKQYPRQVESVLAMIGRSEKGETAQGNYMEILLTLKPGIEELKRLAKEMTEKLQHRFNYVQFVPTQPIAMRIEELLEGVKAELAVKIFGENQKEMDAIAARIQKVLQSIDGLERTEVETQLGQAQIRIRPDFLALSRYGIGVDEVMRVIRHGIGEEPVTEKIEGVRRFGVVPKIVGAKRDIVAIGETLLRSRSGKMVPLKEVCHISVEQGPSFIKRENLSRYMVISFDVEGRDIASFVKEADAKIRKEVTIPKGYYIRWAGDFKNMEEATRKLMVIIPVTFVLILLLLYTAFNSFKKSLLILLGVPLGLIGGIAALVMSGEYLSVSAIVGFIAIFAIAILNGIVLVSFIDELREKFPDVALPSLLKDAASLRLRPVLMTAFTTLFGILPLLWATGVGSEIQYPLAVVVTGGIVSSTVLTLLVLPALYLLFYRKVR; this is encoded by the coding sequence ATGAAAGCGTTTTTCAAACTACTGATACGGTATAAGTTTCTCGTCATCGCCCTTTTCGTGGCGATCGCGGGATTCGGGTACCAGGCGTACCGGGAGATTCCCGTGGACGCCTTTCCCGACATTACTCCCAAACAGGTGGTGATCTACACCGAGAGCCCGGGCAACTCCGCCCAGGATATCGAAACACTGATCACCTATCCCATCGAGTCGGCCATGGCGGGGCTTCCGGGGGTGAAGATGATCTTGAGCAACTCCATCTTCGGGCTCTCCTACGTCTCGATCTTCTTCGAAGACAACTACGACATCTACTTCCTTCGCCAGCTCGTGACCGAGCGGCTCAACACGGTGGAGATTCCCAAAGGGTGGGGCAAGCCGGTCATGGGGCCCAACACCACGGGGCTTGGCCAGGTCTTCTGGTACCGGCTGGCGGACAAGAGCGGCAAGTATGACCTGACACAGCTTCGTGCCCTGCAGGAGTATGTGGTCGCCCCGATGCTCAAGGCGGTGGACGGGGTCGAAGAGGTGATCGGCTGGGGCGGTTTCGACAAGCAGTACGACGTGCTGATCGACCCCAAACGGCTCCAGGCGCTGGATGTCACCTACGACGAGATCGTCGACGCCCTGCAGCGAAGCAACCGGAATGCGGGCGGGCAGTACCTGGAGATGAACCGGGAGCAGTATCTGATTCGCGGGGACGGCTTCTACAAGAGCCTCGACGACATCCGCAACAGCGTCATCAAGGCCAAAGAGGGGCGTGCCGTGACCATCGGCGACGTGGCGAAGGTGCAGCCGGGCAAGGCCCCCCGGTTCGGCGCCGTCACCGTCGACGGGAAGGAGGCGATGTTCGGCATGGTGCTCCAGCGCAGCGCCACCAACGCCGCCAAAGTGGTCGAGCGCATCAAGGAGAAGCTGCCCCTGGTCGACGCCGCGTTGCCTGAAGGGGTGTCGCTGAAGGCTATCTACGACCGGACCGAAATCACCCACAAGGCGGTGAAGACCATGACCGGCGCCCTGGCGACGGGGGCGATACTGGTGGCGATTGTCCTCTTTCTCTTTCTCTTCGAGCTGCGCAGCGCCTTCATCGTCATCCTCTCTCTGCCGCTGTCGCTGCTCATCGCCTTTTTGCTGATGAAACACTACGGCATCAGCGCCAACCTGATGAGCCTCTCGGGGCTGGCCATCGCCATCGGGATGATCGTCGACGGCACCATCGTCGTGGTGGAGAACGCTTTCCGGCTGCTCCATGAGCGGCCCAAAGATTCCAAACTGGAGATCATCGCCGAAGCGGCGGCGGGGGTGGCCAAGCCGGTCACATTCGCCTTGCTCATCATCGCCGCGGTCTTCATTCCGCTGCTGAGCCTGGGGGGACTGGCGGGCAAACTCTACACCCCCATGGCCATTGACATTGTCTTCGTCATGCTGGGCTCCCTTGCCGTGGCGATGCTGCTGGTGCCGGTGCTGGCCTATCTTTTCCTCAAACCCGCCAAAAGCGGGGTCAGCCCGCTGATGCGCGCCATCAAGGCGCTCTATGTGCCGGTGCTGGAGTTCTGCCTGCGTCACGCCAAAGCGGTGACGCTGCTGGCGGCGGTTCTCTTCGTCGTCAGTGCCGTGGCGCTGAGCCGCCAGGGGCGGGAGTTCATGCCCGAACTCAACGAAGAGTCCATCATGTACCGGGTCATCGCCATTCCCGGCACGGCGCTGGGCGAGAGCGTGGCCCTCTCCAAAGAGATCGAGGGGTATCTGCTCAAACAGTACCCCCGACAGGTGGAAAGCGTGCTGGCGATGATCGGCCGGAGCGAAAAGGGCGAGACGGCCCAGGGCAACTACATGGAGATTTTGCTGACCCTCAAGCCCGGCATCGAAGAGCTAAAGAGGCTGGCGAAAGAGATGACCGAGAAGCTGCAGCACCGGTTCAACTATGTGCAGTTCGTGCCCACCCAGCCCATCGCCATGCGGATCGAAGAGCTGCTGGAGGGGGTCAAGGCGGAGCTGGCGGTGAAGATTTTCGGCGAGAACCAGAAAGAGATGGATGCCATCGCCGCCCGGATCCAGAAGGTGCTGCAAAGCATCGACGGGTTGGAGCGCACCGAGGTGGAGACCCAGCTTGGCCAGGCGCAGATCCGCATCCGCCCCGATTTCCTGGCGCTTTCTCGTTACGGCATCGGGGTGGATGAGGTGATGCGCGTCATCCGCCACGGCATCGGGGAGGAGCCGGTGACCGAAAAGATCGAAGGGGTGAGGCGTTTCGGCGTCGTCCCCAAAATCGTAGGTGCTAAGAGAGACATAGTGGCCATCGGCGAGACGCTGCTTAGAAGCCGAAGCGGCAAAATGGTCCCGCTCAAAGAGGTGTGCCACATCTCGGTGGAGCAGGGGCCCTCCTTCATCAAACGGGAGAACCTGAGCCGCTACATGGTCATCTCCTTCGACGTGGAGGGGCGGGACATCGCCTCCTTCGTCAAGGAGGCCGACGCCAAAATCAGAAAAGAAGTCACCATTCCCAAAGGGTACTACATCCGCTGGGCGGGCGACTTCAAAAACATGGAGGAGGCGACCAGGAAACTGATGGTCATCATCCCCGTCACCTTCGTGCTCATTTTGCTGCTGCTCTATACCGCCTTCAACTCCTTCAAAAAGTCGCTGCTGATTCTGCTGGGCGTGCCTCTGGGGCTCATCGGCGGTATCGCGGCACTGGTCATGAGCGGCGAGTACCTGAGCGTTTCCGCCATCGTCGGCTTCATCGCCATCTTCGCCATCGCCATTCTCAACGGCATCGTGCTGGTGAGCTTCATCGACGAACTGCGGGAGAAATTCCCCGACGTGGCGCTGCCATCCCTGCTCAAGGATGCCGCCAGCCTGCGGTTGCGGCCCGTGCTGATGACCGCCTTTACGACGCTCTTTGGCATTTTGCCGCTTCTGTGGGCGACGGGGGTGGGAAGCGAGATCCAGTACCCCCTGGCGGTCGTGGTCACCGGCGGCATCGTCAGCTCTACGGTTCTGACGCTTCTGGTTCTGCCTGCGCTCTACCTGCTCTTTTATCGTAAAGTGAGGTAA
- a CDS encoding neutral zinc metallopeptidase codes for MRLDDMRESENVEDRRFQTGGFGGRAGGVLRLLPLVRSLLRTKFGWLIIAAGVVAYMKGYDPLALLQGSPAATEKRVPAREDHGARFIKRVLASTEDVWSRLLPKYGKRYTKPTLVLFRGSTQSGCGYASAQTGPFYCPADRKVYLDLGFFDQLANRHDAPGDFAQAYVLAHEIGHHVQNIFGTLEKVHRAQKNALQIGDKTTANHLQIPVELQADCYAGIWAHYNQNRLDPGDVEEAITAASHIGDDTLQKEARGYVVPDSFTHGTSKQRVTWFLRGFKSGKPEACNTFRLPRTAIFNR; via the coding sequence ATGCGACTGGACGATATGAGAGAGAGTGAAAATGTCGAAGACAGACGTTTTCAAACCGGAGGTTTCGGAGGAAGGGCCGGAGGTGTTTTGCGGCTTTTGCCTCTGGTAAGGTCACTTTTAAGGACGAAATTCGGCTGGCTTATCATCGCCGCAGGTGTTGTAGCCTATATGAAGGGATACGACCCGCTGGCGCTTTTGCAGGGCAGTCCGGCGGCTACGGAAAAGAGGGTTCCGGCCCGGGAGGATCATGGAGCACGCTTCATAAAACGGGTGTTGGCTTCCACGGAGGATGTATGGAGCCGTCTCCTTCCGAAATACGGAAAACGGTATACGAAGCCGACACTCGTTCTGTTTAGGGGATCGACCCAAAGCGGATGCGGATACGCTTCGGCACAGACGGGCCCCTTCTACTGCCCCGCGGACAGAAAAGTCTACCTCGATCTTGGGTTTTTCGATCAGTTGGCGAACCGGCACGATGCGCCCGGCGATTTTGCCCAGGCCTACGTGCTGGCCCATGAGATAGGCCACCATGTCCAGAATATTTTCGGAACCCTCGAAAAGGTCCACAGAGCGCAAAAGAATGCACTTCAGATAGGAGACAAAACGACGGCGAACCATCTGCAGATTCCTGTGGAACTGCAGGCAGACTGCTATGCGGGCATATGGGCCCATTACAACCAAAACCGCCTCGATCCCGGAGATGTGGAGGAGGCGATCACCGCCGCATCGCATATCGGTGATGATACGCTGCAGAAAGAGGCGCGGGGTTACGTGGTCCCCGACAGCTTCACCCACGGCACTTCGAAACAGAGAGTGACATGGTTTCTGCGGGGATTCAAAAGCGGGAAACCGGAAGCCTGCAACACATTCCGTCTACCCCGCACGGCTATTTTTAACCGGTGA
- a CDS encoding YSC84-related protein, whose protein sequence is MKKVSIMLLLTLFAAVTTLTAASKEELNIEIRATIKRFDKEVNGGSEFLRKAKGYLVFPNVYKAGFGIGGEYGEGALLMGGRIVDYYNTVSASFGWQIGAQKKSVIIVFLTQKALNEFRKSDGWKIGADASVAIAKWGVGEDINTIDFKDPVVGFVFGNQGLMYNLTLEGSKITKIKK, encoded by the coding sequence GTGAAAAAAGTGTCAATAATGCTTCTTCTGACGCTGTTCGCGGCTGTCACGACACTGACGGCGGCTTCGAAGGAGGAGCTGAATATCGAAATCCGCGCGACGATCAAACGCTTCGACAAAGAGGTCAACGGGGGGAGCGAGTTCCTCCGCAAGGCGAAAGGGTACCTGGTCTTTCCCAATGTCTACAAAGCGGGGTTCGGCATCGGGGGAGAGTATGGCGAGGGGGCGCTGCTTATGGGCGGAAGAATCGTCGACTACTACAATACCGTCTCCGCCTCTTTCGGGTGGCAGATCGGGGCCCAGAAGAAGTCGGTCATCATCGTTTTCCTGACCCAGAAAGCCCTGAACGAATTCAGAAAGAGCGACGGCTGGAAAATCGGGGCCGACGCTTCCGTCGCCATCGCCAAGTGGGGCGTGGGTGAAGATATCAACACCATCGATTTCAAAGACCCTGTCGTCGGTTTCGTTTTCGGCAACCAGGGACTGATGTACAACCTGACCCTGGAGGGGTCGAAGATTACGAAAATCAAAAAATAA
- a CDS encoding aspartate aminotransferase family protein, which yields MTIEAMDKAYVLPTYARNYDAHFVRGENAMLYDAEGNDYVDFGSGIAVCSVGHGNPRLAEAICDQAKKLIHTSNLYLIEPQARLAKRLAELSGMDVRTFFANSGAEANEGAIKIARRYGTDDEGNVKRYKIITLEHSFHGRTITALKATGQEAMHTYFGPFPDGFVYARDIEHIYDLIDDHTVAVMIELVQGEGGVQPMERSAVQKLAAALKERDILLIVDEVQTGIYRTGEVLASNLYEITPDVVTLAKGLGGGVPIGAIMTTLKEILKPGDHGSTFGGNFLSTRAALEVLEILESHKTSGELDHMMLLFEERLKEIARIYDRLFDKEVGVGFMRGLRVKEGFDAGEIVKAAFDERVVVLKAGRNTVRFLPVLTMTKEEMALGFQRFIAALDRL from the coding sequence ATGACGATAGAAGCGATGGACAAGGCGTATGTCCTGCCTACCTACGCCAGAAACTACGACGCCCATTTCGTTAGGGGCGAAAACGCCATGCTCTACGATGCCGAAGGAAACGATTATGTCGATTTCGGCAGCGGTATCGCCGTCTGCAGCGTGGGGCACGGAAACCCGCGGCTGGCGGAGGCGATCTGCGACCAGGCGAAAAAGCTGATCCACACTTCCAACCTTTATCTCATCGAACCCCAGGCGAGGCTGGCGAAACGGCTGGCGGAGCTGAGCGGTATGGATGTGCGCACCTTCTTCGCCAACAGCGGGGCGGAGGCCAACGAAGGGGCCATCAAAATCGCCCGGCGCTACGGCACCGACGACGAAGGCAACGTGAAACGGTACAAGATCATCACCCTGGAGCACTCTTTCCACGGCCGGACCATCACCGCCCTCAAGGCGACGGGCCAGGAGGCGATGCACACCTACTTCGGCCCTTTCCCCGACGGCTTCGTCTACGCCAGAGACATCGAGCACATCTACGACCTGATCGACGACCACACCGTCGCCGTGATGATCGAACTGGTCCAGGGCGAAGGGGGCGTGCAGCCCATGGAGAGGTCGGCGGTGCAGAAACTGGCGGCGGCGCTGAAGGAGCGGGACATTCTGCTCATCGTCGACGAGGTGCAGACCGGCATCTACCGCACCGGAGAGGTGCTGGCCTCCAACCTCTACGAGATCACCCCCGACGTGGTGACCCTGGCCAAGGGGCTGGGTGGGGGCGTGCCCATCGGCGCGATCATGACGACGCTCAAGGAGATCCTCAAACCCGGAGACCACGGCAGCACCTTCGGCGGCAATTTCCTCTCCACCCGCGCGGCTCTGGAGGTTCTGGAGATTCTCGAAAGCCACAAGACGAGCGGGGAGCTCGACCACATGATGCTGCTTTTCGAGGAGCGCCTCAAAGAGATCGCCCGAATCTACGACAGGCTTTTCGACAAAGAGGTGGGCGTGGGGTTCATGCGGGGCCTGCGGGTCAAAGAGGGGTTCGACGCAGGCGAGATCGTGAAGGCCGCTTTCGACGAGCGGGTCGTCGTCCTCAAGGCGGGGCGCAATACGGTGCGCTTCCTGCCGGTGCTGACCATGACGAAAGAGGAGATGGCGCTTGGTTTCCAACGCTTCATTGCTGCGCTGGATCGCCTGTAG
- a CDS encoding TolC family protein — translation MVSNASLLRWIACSLLGGSLLLAGQGPEALLSKLKRQTLQLQHEKNRADSTQLKWSWINPVTVGYYDSRNTQFDRTQISKEFSIRVDQPIFKSGGILYAVKYAAATRRVGDLAIEAQERKLIKEVVATLFDFRINRYRIAKQKLLIENDRIDIERKKEAYLSGDLDSGFLDQAILKKNRDTLQLYTLQDTRAQLHRTFKNLSDADAETVTLPHFTIMEKAHFLRNDIDLLQLRHRVEQKRDFKTMTLSRYLPTLSLQASYVKPYENSYYFTGGRYPGLGDDYYTYGFRVTMPIDIKAWPTFESARVDHLVAEVQLLDKRREADNTYDAAMKRLKVLDRMIALSKEDEKLYDSLVTSTKEQMEAGEKTAYDLKTMKNSKKIRQIDRKIFQLQKQLVLLDLYEKSYTKGEK, via the coding sequence TTGGTTTCCAACGCTTCATTGCTGCGCTGGATCGCCTGTAGCCTGCTGGGAGGCTCTCTGCTGCTGGCCGGCCAGGGCCCCGAAGCGCTCCTTTCCAAACTGAAGCGTCAAACCCTGCAGCTGCAGCACGAGAAGAACCGTGCCGACAGCACCCAGCTGAAGTGGAGCTGGATCAACCCCGTGACCGTGGGCTATTACGACAGCCGCAACACCCAGTTCGACCGGACCCAGATATCGAAGGAGTTTTCCATCCGTGTGGACCAGCCCATCTTTAAAAGCGGCGGCATCCTCTATGCCGTCAAATACGCCGCCGCGACCCGCAGGGTGGGGGATCTGGCCATCGAGGCGCAGGAGCGGAAGCTCATCAAGGAGGTGGTGGCGACGCTGTTTGATTTCCGCATCAACCGCTACCGCATCGCCAAGCAGAAGCTGCTGATCGAAAACGACCGCATCGACATCGAACGCAAGAAAGAGGCCTATCTCAGTGGCGACCTGGACAGCGGTTTTCTGGACCAGGCGATTTTGAAGAAGAACCGGGACACCCTGCAGCTCTATACCCTCCAGGACACCCGGGCCCAGCTGCACAGGACCTTCAAAAACCTGAGCGACGCCGATGCCGAAACGGTGACGCTGCCCCACTTCACCATCATGGAGAAGGCGCACTTCTTACGAAACGACATCGACCTGCTGCAGCTGCGCCACAGGGTGGAGCAGAAGAGGGATTTCAAGACGATGACCCTCTCCCGCTACCTGCCGACCCTTTCGCTCCAGGCGAGTTATGTCAAGCCCTACGAAAACAGCTACTATTTCACCGGCGGCCGCTACCCGGGTCTCGGTGACGACTACTACACCTACGGCTTCAGGGTGACGATGCCCATAGACATCAAGGCGTGGCCCACCTTCGAATCGGCTCGGGTCGACCATCTCGTGGCCGAAGTGCAGCTTCTGGACAAGCGCAGAGAAGCCGACAACACCTACGACGCCGCCATGAAGCGGCTGAAAGTGCTCGATAGGATGATCGCCCTCTCCAAAGAGGATGAGAAGCTCTACGACTCCCTCGTGACCAGTACAAAAGAGCAGATGGAAGCGGGCGAAAAGACCGCCTACGACCTCAAGACGATGAAAAATTCCAAAAAGATCCGCCAGATCGACCGCAAGATTTTCCAGCTCCAAAAGCAGCTCGTTCTGCTGGACCTCTACGAAAAAAGCTACACCAAGGGGGAAAAATAG
- a CDS encoding SAM-dependent methyltransferase, translating to MKPFSEYMNEWLYGPQGYYARFKAIGKEGDFYTAVSTSRFFGATIAHHLVETVKEARLSPHTWLVEIGAHQGYLLGDMIEWIAQEAPELLETMRFGIVERFEALREVQKEHFKTRFGDAVTLHHFVHPAEVGAKEAFVVANEIFDAFPCDLVYKGKTALVDEKNHRIRFEGHDEQALAIARKYGQEKGEVARGYETFAAAMARLAKKLYFVSFDYGEKEARTDFSIRIYKGHEVYPLFEEGLDLASLFGQSDITYDVNFSHVMDAFEAAGFETAGYKTQLRALTEFGLPDLLEQLAKLGNQSLYLRELNKVKILIDPQIMGERFKMVAFQKGLG from the coding sequence ATGAAACCCTTCAGTGAATACATGAACGAATGGCTCTACGGGCCCCAGGGCTATTACGCCAGGTTCAAGGCGATCGGCAAAGAGGGCGACTTCTATACCGCCGTCAGTACCAGCCGCTTTTTCGGGGCGACGATCGCCCACCACCTGGTGGAAACGGTCAAAGAGGCGCGGCTTTCGCCCCATACATGGCTCGTGGAGATCGGCGCCCACCAGGGGTATCTGCTTGGGGACATGATCGAATGGATCGCCCAGGAGGCGCCGGAACTGCTGGAGACGATGCGCTTTGGCATCGTGGAGCGTTTCGAAGCGCTGCGGGAAGTGCAGAAGGAGCATTTCAAAACCCGCTTCGGCGACGCGGTGACGCTGCACCACTTCGTCCATCCGGCGGAAGTAGGGGCGAAAGAGGCGTTTGTCGTGGCCAACGAGATTTTCGACGCCTTCCCCTGCGACCTTGTCTACAAAGGAAAGACGGCGCTGGTCGATGAAAAAAACCACCGCATCCGTTTCGAGGGGCACGATGAACAGGCGCTGGCGATCGCCCGGAAGTACGGCCAGGAGAAGGGGGAAGTGGCCAGAGGCTACGAAACCTTCGCCGCCGCCATGGCCCGGCTGGCCAAAAAGCTCTACTTCGTCTCCTTCGATTACGGAGAGAAGGAGGCCCGCACCGATTTCTCCATCCGCATCTACAAAGGGCATGAAGTCTATCCCCTTTTCGAAGAGGGGCTCGACCTGGCTTCGCTGTTCGGGCAGAGCGACATCACCTACGACGTCAACTTCTCCCATGTCATGGATGCCTTCGAAGCCGCGGGTTTCGAAACGGCTGGCTACAAGACCCAGCTTCGGGCCCTGACGGAGTTCGGCCTCCCCGACCTGCTGGAGCAGCTGGCGAAGCTGGGGAACCAGAGCCTCTATCTGCGGGAACTCAACAAAGTCAAAATCTTAATCGATCCTCAGATCATGGGGGAGCGTTTCAAAATGGTTGCCTTTCAAAAGGGTTTGGGTTAA
- a CDS encoding ankyrin repeat domain-containing protein, with the protein MKKFWTLLSLLFVAVQADPVNGWEPLHEAVFADDLNKTREMVEQKHCDIDAQSKAGISALHIAVKTRNLPMVIYLVEHGADVDIQDNNGYTPLLYAVAQRRIKIVKYLVMHDADVNEANHAGITPLQQAAYSNAYTIVDYLLKHGADPDLTNANGVNACELAYLKGNFAIAHYLKSFTHGVCGLYLDELNATKKENE; encoded by the coding sequence ATGAAGAAGTTTTGGACCCTTTTGAGCTTACTGTTTGTTGCGGTGCAGGCCGATCCGGTCAACGGATGGGAGCCGCTGCACGAGGCAGTTTTCGCCGACGACCTGAACAAAACCAGGGAAATGGTGGAGCAAAAACATTGCGACATCGACGCCCAGTCGAAAGCCGGCATCTCTGCGCTGCATATCGCCGTCAAGACGCGAAACCTGCCGATGGTCATCTATCTGGTGGAGCATGGCGCCGATGTGGACATTCAGGACAACAACGGCTATACGCCACTGCTCTATGCGGTGGCCCAGCGGCGCATAAAAATCGTCAAGTACCTGGTGATGCACGATGCGGATGTCAATGAAGCCAACCATGCTGGCATCACGCCGCTGCAGCAGGCGGCCTACAGCAACGCCTACACCATCGTCGACTACCTGCTCAAGCACGGCGCCGATCCGGACCTGACCAACGCCAACGGGGTCAATGCCTGCGAACTGGCCTACCTGAAAGGCAATTTCGCCATTGCCCATTATCTGAAATCCTTCACCCACGGGGTGTGCGGCCTCTATCTGGACGAACTCAATGCGACGAAAAAGGAGAATGAATGA
- the thiS gene encoding sulfur carrier protein ThiS, with protein MKVTVNGEEKRFDAGVTLQQIIETLGIADKVMAAAVNMEVVKKERWSDFRPKEGDKIELLHFVGGG; from the coding sequence ATGAAAGTGACGGTCAATGGAGAAGAGAAGCGTTTCGACGCGGGGGTGACCCTTCAGCAGATCATCGAAACCCTGGGTATCGCCGACAAAGTGATGGCGGCGGCGGTCAATATGGAGGTGGTAAAAAAGGAGCGGTGGAGCGATTTTCGGCCCAAAGAGGGGGACAAAATCGAGCTTCTACACTTCGTCGGAGGGGGATGA
- the acpS gene encoding holo-ACP synthase, with the protein MIGVDIVVIARIEASLKKHGERFLLRYLNEEEAVLAKKPETAAGFWAAKEAVAKALGTGIGSTVGFHDIRLYKNERGAPHFCLSDPLMKKFGITGTSLSIAHDGGFAIAVAAIEASSPSDEV; encoded by the coding sequence ATGATCGGCGTCGACATCGTCGTCATCGCACGCATCGAAGCCTCTTTGAAAAAGCATGGGGAGCGCTTTTTGCTACGCTACCTCAACGAAGAGGAGGCAGTGCTGGCCAAAAAGCCGGAGACCGCCGCGGGATTCTGGGCGGCGAAAGAGGCGGTCGCCAAAGCCCTGGGGACGGGCATCGGCTCCACCGTGGGATTTCACGACATCAGGCTTTACAAAAACGAAAGGGGCGCGCCTCACTTTTGCCTAAGCGATCCACTCATGAAAAAGTTCGGCATCACCGGCACTTCGCTCTCCATCGCCCATGACGGCGGCTTCGCCATCGCCGTCGCCGCCATCGAAGCCTCATCCCCCTCCGACGAAGTGTAG
- the fliL gene encoding flagellar basal body-associated protein FliL produces the protein MAEEAKEENQEKEESKSEKSGGSNIVLILIVVLLVLVLAIGGVVAYLMLSGDEADDGTVVKQEKVEKKHKRKSEDLAVGPMYPLDKFTVNLMSDNGTRYLVVKMNLEEDGEELTPELDKKTPMIRDIIISILSSKTVEEITTAKGKEKLKEEIINQINKHLDDGEIRHVYFTEFVIQ, from the coding sequence ATGGCGGAAGAAGCTAAAGAGGAAAACCAGGAAAAAGAGGAATCGAAATCGGAAAAATCGGGCGGAAGCAACATCGTTCTGATACTGATCGTCGTGTTGCTCGTACTGGTCCTGGCCATCGGCGGGGTCGTCGCCTATCTGATGCTCTCGGGAGACGAAGCGGATGACGGCACCGTCGTAAAACAGGAGAAGGTGGAGAAAAAACACAAACGCAAAAGCGAGGATCTGGCGGTAGGGCCCATGTACCCCCTTGACAAATTTACCGTCAATCTGATGAGCGACAACGGCACCCGGTACCTGGTCGTCAAAATGAACCTGGAAGAGGATGGGGAAGAGTTGACGCCGGAGCTTGACAAAAAGACACCGATGATCCGCGACATCATCATCTCCATCCTCTCCTCCAAAACCGTGGAGGAGATCACGACGGCAAAAGGAAAAGAGAAGCTGAAGGAGGAGATCATCAACCAGATAAACAAGCATCTCGACGACGGCGAGATACGCCACGTCTACTTTACGGAGTTCGTCATTCAATGA
- a CDS encoding ABC transporter permease yields MTLGFIENFFAWIGRPFVRLYEMIVGFGAFIEFQTGLIPLYFKRPYRIREFFQQMDSIGIGTTGVILLTALFTGMVEAIQLYHGFHRFNAENFMGYTIFVSISRELGPVFAALMLTSRAVSAMAAELGTMRVTEQIDAIETLAVDSKKYLIIPRILATTVSLPLLVAVFDFVGNVSAYLISTDALGVNPVAYRDTITQYLTFADIGTGVLKAFVFGFLVASIGTYLGYTARGGARGVGQATTAAVVYASITIFAANYFLSSLFLLLDW; encoded by the coding sequence ATGACACTCGGGTTTATAGAAAACTTTTTTGCCTGGATCGGGCGGCCTTTCGTCAGACTTTATGAGATGATCGTGGGTTTCGGCGCATTCATCGAATTTCAGACGGGGCTGATTCCCCTCTATTTCAAACGGCCCTACCGCATTCGCGAATTTTTTCAGCAGATGGACTCCATCGGCATTGGAACGACGGGGGTCATCCTCCTGACGGCGCTCTTTACCGGCATGGTGGAGGCGATTCAGCTCTACCACGGTTTCCACCGCTTCAATGCCGAAAATTTCATGGGGTATACGATTTTCGTCTCCATCTCCAGGGAGCTGGGCCCCGTCTTCGCCGCACTGATGCTCACCTCCCGCGCCGTCAGCGCCATGGCGGCTGAGCTGGGGACGATGCGGGTGACGGAGCAGATCGACGCCATCGAAACCCTGGCGGTCGACTCGAAAAAGTATCTCATCATCCCGCGCATTCTCGCCACGACGGTCTCACTGCCTCTGCTGGTGGCGGTTTTCGATTTTGTCGGGAACGTGAGTGCCTACCTCATCTCGACCGACGCCCTCGGCGTCAATCCGGTCGCCTACCGCGATACGATCACCCAATACCTCACCTTCGCCGATATCGGAACGGGCGTTTTAAAAGCATTCGTTTTCGGTTTTCTGGTCGCTTCCATCGGTACCTATCTCGGTTATACGGCGCGTGGGGGTGCCAGAGGGGTAGGGCAGGCGACGACCGCCGCCGTCGTTTACGCCTCCATCACGATCTTCGCTGCCAACTACTTTCTTTCGTCGCTCTTTCTGCTGCTTGACTGGTGA